In Verrucomicrobiia bacterium, a genomic segment contains:
- the galT gene encoding galactose-1-phosphate uridylyltransferase — protein sequence MPELRKDPISGRWVIISTERGKRPSDFPPIPKRAGDPKKCPFCPGNEGQTPPEIVAFRPDGSRPNASGWKLRVVPNKFPALKIEGNLNREGKGIFDRMNGIGAHEVIIETPDHTKELADLDIRQVQDVLWAYRERILDLKKDPRFRYMMVFKNQGDAAGASLEHSHSQLIATPVVPKQVLDELEGSQKYYEYKERCVFCDILRQELEERVRVVGENADFAAVEPFAPRFPFETWILPKVHNDLFENHDKESFPAMAQILRDVLRRLAKSLSEPPYNYMVHTGPVGNHHEALYHWHIEIIPKLTKVAGFEWGTGFYINPTSPEDAARFLNETPSD from the coding sequence CTCCGGCCGGTGGGTGATCATTTCCACCGAGCGCGGCAAGCGTCCTTCCGACTTTCCTCCCATACCGAAACGGGCCGGAGACCCGAAGAAATGCCCCTTCTGCCCCGGCAACGAGGGCCAGACGCCGCCCGAAATCGTGGCCTTCCGCCCGGACGGCAGCCGCCCCAACGCTTCCGGCTGGAAGCTGCGGGTGGTGCCGAACAAGTTTCCGGCCTTGAAAATCGAGGGGAATCTGAACCGCGAGGGAAAGGGGATATTTGACCGGATGAACGGCATCGGCGCCCATGAGGTAATCATCGAAACGCCCGATCATACGAAGGAACTGGCCGATCTGGACATTCGACAGGTGCAGGATGTCCTCTGGGCCTACCGGGAGCGGATTTTGGACTTGAAGAAAGACCCCCGCTTCCGCTATATGATGGTTTTCAAAAATCAGGGGGACGCCGCCGGGGCATCCTTGGAGCATTCCCACAGCCAGCTCATCGCCACGCCGGTGGTCCCCAAGCAGGTTTTGGACGAGCTGGAAGGGTCCCAGAAGTACTACGAGTACAAAGAACGTTGCGTTTTCTGCGACATTTTGCGGCAGGAACTGGAGGAGCGGGTGCGGGTGGTGGGGGAAAACGCCGATTTTGCGGCGGTCGAGCCGTTCGCCCCCCGCTTTCCGTTCGAGACTTGGATTCTGCCAAAAGTGCACAACGATTTGTTTGAAAACCACGACAAGGAGAGCTTTCCGGCGATGGCCCAGATTCTGCGGGACGTTTTGCGGCGGCTGGCGAAATCCCTTTCCGAGCCTCCCTACAACTATATGGTGCACACCGGGCCGGTCGGCAATCACCACGAGGCGCTCTACCACTGGCACATTGAAATCATCCCCAAGTTGACCAAGGTGGCGGGGTTCGAGTGGGGAACCGGGTTTTACATCAACCCCACCTCGCCGGAGGATGCCGCCCGGTTTCTGAACGAGACCCCTTCGGATTGA